From the Lysinibacillus fusiformis genome, the window TTAACGTAATAATTCTTTTTCATGCGGCAAGATAGTATCCGGGAAAATCTCTGTTGGATATTTGCCTGTAAAGCATGCTAGGCATAGTCCTCGGTTTTCATCTTCATACGGTCGTGCAATAGTCTCTACCATCCCCTCAACAGAAAGGAAAGTCAGAGAATCTGCACCAATTACTTCACGAATTTCATCTACATTATGACTAGAAGCAATCAGTTCTTCATGCGTAGATGTATCAATGCCATAATAACAAGGATCTGTCATTGGCGGTGAAGAAATCACAACGTGAACTTCCGCTGCGCCAGCATCTTTTAACATTTTGACAATGCGACGAGATGTTGTACCACGAACAATGGAATCATCCACCATTACTACTTTTTTTCCTTTTACGACTTGAACAACCGGTGAAAGTTTCATTTTTACACCACGTTCACGTAACTCTTGTGTCGGCTGAATAAATGTACGCCCAACATAACGGTTTTTAATAAGACCTAATTCATAAGGAATTCCACTTTCTTCTGCAAAACCAATCGCTGCGGAAATACTTGAATCGGGAACACCCGTTACAACATCTGCCTCAATATGCGCACATTCACGAGCAAGCTGTTTACCCATACGTTTTCGTGCCATATGAACGTTAATACCATCAATATCCGAATCAGGACGAGCTAAATAAACATACTCCATCGCACACATCGAACGTTTTTCCATGTCAGCAAAACGATCCGATTTTACACCCTCATCGTTAATAATGATTAGTTCGCCTGGTTCTACCGAACGAACGAATTCTGCACCAATTAAATCAAATGCACAAGTTTCAGAAGCTACCACCCAGCCATCTCCTAGCTTTCCAAGAGATAATGGACGTAAACCATGTGGATCACGTGCAACAAGCATTTCATCCTTTGTCATAATTAAGAAAGAATACGCACCCTTTAAAAGAGATAGGGCATTTTTCACCTTCGCACGGAATGGTGAATGCGAGCTTTTCTTAATAAGATGCGCCAACACTTCTGTATCAGAGCTTGAATGGAAAATACTACCTTGTCGCTCTAAATATTGTTTTAAATGTGTCGCATTGACTAAGTTACCGTTATGGGCAATTGAAAGGCTACCAGTTGAGGAGTGGAATAATAATGGCTGTACGTTTTCGATACCGCCACCACCAGCAGTCGTGTAACGAACATGCGCAATAGCTGCTTTGCCGTTCACTGCTTTTAATTTATCTTCGTTGAAAACATCATTAACTAGTCCTTCGCCTTTCACCGCGCGAAGATGCTGTCCGTCTGAAACGACAATTCCAGCACCTTCTTGTCCACGGTGTTGAAGAGCATGAAGCCCGTAATAGCTAAGGTGTGCTGGATTTGGGTTACCCCAAATACCAAACACCCCACATTCTTCGTTTAAGCCTCTGAGTTCAGCAAGCATGGGATTGCTCCTTTCCAATTAGAACGGAATTCCTCCACTGTACCTTCTACAAGCACACCTTTGTCCCCGTTGATTTTCACAAGTGCATCGTTTGTTACGACACCAATTTTTTGAGCATCTTTGATGATTTCTACAAATGCTGCAGCATTTTCTTCTTTAACAGTGACAACAAAACGAGATTGACTCTCACTGAATAACGCAGTTGTTGCAGAGCCTGTTAATGTTACATCCACACCAAGACCGTTTGCGCCAAATGTTGTTTCAGCAATCGCGACAGCTAGACCACCCTCTGCTACATCATGAGCAGATTGAACAAGACCTGCTTTAATCGCCTTTAATAAAGCTTGCTGACGTGTCGCTTCAACTTCTAAGTCGATAGTTGGTGCTTTCCCTGAAATAACACCATTATTTAATAGTTTTTGAAGCTCTGAACCACCAAATTCTGTTTTTGTCTCACCAATAACAAAGATAATATCTCCTGCAGCTTTTACATCCTGTGTCGTTACATGTGCTAAGTCTTCAATAAGACCAACCATACCAATTGTCGGTGTTGGATACACCGCTTCGCCTGAACGTTCATTGTAAAGAGAAACGTTACCTCCGATTACTGGAGCATTTAATGCCGTACAAGCTGCCGAAATACCATCAGCAGATTTTTCAATTTGCCAGAAGATTTCTGGTTTCTCTGGATTACCAAAGTTTAAGCAGTCTGTAATCGCAAGTGGCGTACCACCAGTTGCCACGATATTACGAGCTGCTTCGGCTACCGCGATAGCACCACCCACTTCTGGATCTAAATAGATATAACGAGAGTTACAGTCTGTTGTCATTGCTAACCCTTTATTTGTGCCACGTACTCGAATAACGGCAGCATCAGAGCCTGGTTTAACAACTGTTGATGTACGTACTTGATAATCGTATTGATCATATACCCACTCTTTAGAAGCAATCGTCGGTGCTTTTAATAAAGCATTTAATGTTTCTTTGTAATCTGTCACAACAGGTTCAGTGTTTTCGATTGCTTGGAACTGAGCATAGTATGCAGGCTCTGCAGATGGTTTATGATAAACAGGTGCATCTTCTGCTAACGCGTCTGCAGATACCTCTGCAACTACTTGTCCTTTGTGTAAAAGACGAAGCATTTTGTCATCTGTCACTCGACCGATTGCTACAGCATCTAAATCATATTTATCGAAAATCGCTTTAATTTCATCTTCGCGACCTTTTTTCACCACTAATAGCATACGTTCTTGAGACTCAGATAGCATCATTTCGTACGCTGTCATACCTGTCTCACGCTGAGGCACTAAGTCTAGGTTCATTTCTACACCAGAACCAGCCTTTGAAGCCATTTCTGCCGAAGAAGAAGTAAGACCAGCTGCACCCATATCTTGAATACCAACTAAAGCATCAGATTTTACAACTTCTAAACATGCTTCAAGTAAAAGTTTCTCCATGAATGGGTCCCCTACTTGTACTGCTGGACGTTGGTTTTCTGACTCCTCTGTTAATTCCTCAGAGGCAAATGTTGCACCATGAATTCCGTCACGCCCTGTTTTCGCACCAACGTACATCACTGTATTACCGACACCTGCCGCAATACCACGTTGAATATCTTTATGGTCGATTAAACCGACACACATAGCATTCACAAGTGGATTACCTTCATAGCAAGGATCGAATTGAATTTCGCCACCTACTGTAGGAATTCCGATACAGTTACCATACCCTGCAATACCAGCAACTACTTCTTCAAATAGATATTTACCACGCGCTGATTTTAATTCACCAAAGCGTAATGAGTTTAACATGGCGATTGGACGTGCACCCATTGAGAAAACATCACGGATAATACCACCCACACCAGTTGCAGCTCCTTGATAAGGTTCTATTGCAGATGGATGGTTATGTGATTCCATTTTAAACACTACTGCTTGTTCGTCACCAATATCAACAATACCTGCACCTTCACCTGGTCCTTGTAAAACTTGAGGCCCTTTTGTAGGGAATTTACGTAGTACTGGCTTTGAATTTTTGTAAGAGCAGTGCTCAGACCACATTACTGAGAAAAGACCTGTCTCTGTCCAGTTAGGTAGACGTCCTAAAATACCTTCTACCATTGCAAATTCTTCGTCTGACATCCCCATTCCAGCGTATAGCTTTTCATCTTTAATTTGCTGTGCTGTTGGCTCAAACTTAGTTGTTGACATGATTTTCCCTCCACTGCTTCACGATTGATTTAAATACTGCTAGACCGTCTGCGCCGCCCACCAGTGCATCAACAGCTCGCTCTGGGTGTGGCATCATCCCTAATACATTGCCGCGCTCGTTTATAATCCCTGCGATATCTTCTAAAGAACCGTTTGGATTGTCACCTGAGTATGTGAATACGATTTGATTATTATCTTTTAGTGATTGTAAAGTTTCCTCATCACAGTAGTAATTCCCTTCACCATGTGCGATTGGAATATTGATGATTTGACCTTGCTCATATTGATTTGTGAATGATGTATTGTTGTTTTCAACTTTAAGCTGCACTGTACGGCACATAAATTTTAAGTTTTTATTGCGCAATAAAGCTCCTGGCAATAAACCTGCTTCCGTTAGGATTTGGAAGCCATTACATACACCTAATACAGGTTTACCAGCATCTGCTGCTTTCTTAACTTCTGCCATAATGTTAGATTGATTAGCCATTGCACCACAACGAAGATAATCTCCATAGGAGAATCCTCCAGGTACTAATACGCCATCAAAACCACTTAGATCTGTTGCTGTATGCCATACATATTCTACTTCTTCACCTAGCTCGTCTTTAATCGCATGATACATATCGATATCACAGTTTGACCCAGGGAATACGAGTACTGCGAATTTCATGATTAATTAGCCTCCTCGACTTCGTAACGGTAGTCTTCAATTACAACGTTCGTTAAAACCTTTTCACACATTTCTTTTACTAGCGTATCAATGTCACGTTCTGTATCATTAATTGATAGTTCAAGATATTTACCGATACGTAAATCTTCTACTTCACCGTAGCCCATTTTAGCTAAAGAACCTTGTACTGCAGAGCCTTGAGGATCAAGAATGCTCTCACGTAATGTTACATAGATTTTTACTTTTTTCATTGTTATTTGCCTCCGAGTCTAGAAAGTATAATAGTATAAACTTCAGTTAAATTACCAAGGTCTCGACGAAAAACATCTTTGTCTAACTTTTGCTTTGTTGTTGCATCCCAAAGTCGGCATGTATCTGGTGAAATTTCATCTGCCAGTAATACATGACCATCCAAATCACGACCAAACTCTAATTTAAAATCAATCAATGTCACATTGACATCTGCAAAGATTGGCTGTAGCACTTTGTTAACGGCTAGTGCACCATCATAAATAGCTGTTACTTCAGTAGGTGTGGCAAGTTCAAGAACATCGATATGCTCTGTCGTAATAAGTGGATCGCCTAATTCATCGTCTTTATAATAAAATTCAACGATTGGTCGTTTTAAAGGTGTCCCCTCTTCAAGACCCAGACGTTTTGCTAAACTTCCAGCAGCGATATTACGAACAACAACCTCAATCGGAATAATTTCTACTTTTTTTACAAGTTGTTGTGTATCTGATAATTGTTTTACGAAATGTGACGCAATTGCGTTAGCTTGTAATTTTTCGAAAATTAATGAAGTAATGCGATTATTTAAAATGCCCTTACCTTCAATTTCCTCTTTCTTTTCACCATTAAATGCTGTTGCACTATCCTTGTACTCAACAAGTAGCACATTTGGCTCCTCTGTTGTGAACAATTTTTTTGCTTTACCTTCATACAAAAGTTGACCTTTAGTCATTTCGTTTTCCCCCTGATATTATGAGATACGCTTGTAATCATGTTCAGAATTGAACCGTATTTCTACGATTCAACTCTGAAACTTTTACTGGTGGCTCTAACATTTATTTTAAGATGGCTAAATAAATATTAGTTAAGTCCTAGTCGTTCAAAAATCATATCAACGTGCTGTAAGTGGTAGTTGTAATCAAAACAATCATCCAACTCTTCTTTCGTTAAATAAGATGTGATTTTTTCACTTGCATCAACTAATGCACGGAACTGAACTTGCTCGTCCCAAGCCTGCATTGCTAAAGGTTGTACTGTATCATAAGCTTCCTCACGTACTAATCCTTTGTCAATCAATGCTAGTAAGATGCGTTGAGAATAAATAAGACCAAATGTACGATCCATATTACGTTTCATGTTCTCAGGGAATACTGTTAAGTTTTTCACAATATTACCGAAGCGATTTAACATATAGTTAAGAGTAATTGTTGCATCCGGTAAAATAACGCGCTCTGCAGATGAATGCGAAATATCACGTTCATGCCATAAAGCCACATTTTCATAAGCTGTCACCATATATCCACGCATTAAACGAGACATACCAACCATGTTTTCCGAACCGATTGGATTACGTTTATGTGGCATTGCTGATGATCCTTTTTGACCTTTTGCAAAAGCTTCTTCCACTTCACGTGTTTCAGATTTCTGTAACCCGCGAATTTCTGTTGCAAATTTTTCAATTGAGCTAGCGATTAAAGCTAATGCACCTAAATACTGCGCATGGCGGTCACGCTGTAAAGTTTGTGTTGAAATCGGTGATGCTGCAAGGCCTAATTTATCGCAAACATATTGCTCAACACGAGGATCGATATTGGCATATGTTCCAACAGCTCCAGACATTTTCCCTGTTTCAATTACTTTGGCAGCTGCTTCAAAACGTTCAAGGTTACGCTTCATTTCCTCATACCATAAACCAAGTTTCAAACCGAAAGTTGTTGGTTCTGCATGAACACCATGTGTGCGTCCCATCATAACTGTATGTTTATGTTCTTTTGCCTTAGCAGCAATAATATCAATGAAATTTACGATATCTTTACGTAAAATATCATTTGCTTGTTTGATTAAATAAGAAAGGGCTGTATCTACTACGTCTGTAGAAGTTAAACCATAATGCACCCATTTACGCTCTTCACCAAGTGTTTCAGAAACAGCACGGGTAAAGGCTACAACGTCATGACGAGTTTCTTGTTCAATTTCTAATATACGATTCACATCAAATGAAGCATTTTCACGAATTTTAGCAACATCCTCTTTTGGAATATCACCTAACTCTGCCCATGCCTCACAAGCTAAAATTTCAACCTCTAGCCATGCTTGGTATTTATTTTGTTCTGTCCAAATTGCGCCCATTTCGGGTCTTGTGTAACGTTCAATCATCGCGTATCTCCTTCTATTCTGACCAAATGCCAGAACTCTCGATTTGTTGTAGTGTTGCTTCTAAGTCTTTTGTCATAATCGTTACATGGCCCATTTTACGGTTGACCTTAGCTTCAGCTTTCCCATAAAGATGTATAGACCATTCAGGATATTTAGCAATTGAGTTACTGAGTGGCACGACATGCTGCCCTAATACATTGACCATAATGGATGGTGCCCATAGTTGTGGCTTACGTAATGGCCATCCACAAACAGCACGAATATGCTGATGGAATTGTGAAACATTACATGCTTCAATTGAATAGTGACCAGAATTATGAGGTCTTGGCGCTAATTCATTAATAACAATGCCACCATCTTCTAACACAAACATTTCTACCGCTAGCGTTCCTATTAAATGTAAGTAATCTGCAATTTTTAAAGCTTCTCGTTCAGCAGCTTGAGCTGTGCTTTCAGTTATGCGAGCAGGCACAATTGTCTCGTGTAGAATATGATGAACATGAATGTTCTCACCAACTGGCTGACAATACGATTCACCATGACCATTTCTTTGAACAATGACCGATACTTCCTTTACGAAAGGAACAAATCCTTCTGCAATACATTGAGAATGCTTGAATAATTCTTTCGCTAAAGGTAAATCTTCAGTTGATTTTAAAAGTTGCTGTCCCTTGCCATCATAACCACCTCTTGCTGTTTTGACTATACAAGGATAACCAATCGAATCAATATTGGCTACTAATTCTTCATAAGTTTTTGCAACAATATATGGTGCTACTGGGCAACCAGCTTTCACAATAGCTTCTTTCTCTGTTATACGGTTTTGTGTAATACGTACCAACTCCGCTCCTTGAGGAACATAAGCCATTTGTGATAAACGCTTTAAGCCTTCATAATCTATATTTTCAAATTCA encodes:
- the purF gene encoding amidophosphoribosyltransferase; its protein translation is MLAELRGLNEECGVFGIWGNPNPAHLSYYGLHALQHRGQEGAGIVVSDGQHLRAVKGEGLVNDVFNEDKLKAVNGKAAIAHVRYTTAGGGGIENVQPLLFHSSTGSLSIAHNGNLVNATHLKQYLERQGSIFHSSSDTEVLAHLIKKSSHSPFRAKVKNALSLLKGAYSFLIMTKDEMLVARDPHGLRPLSLGKLGDGWVVASETCAFDLIGAEFVRSVEPGELIIINDEGVKSDRFADMEKRSMCAMEYVYLARPDSDIDGINVHMARKRMGKQLARECAHIEADVVTGVPDSSISAAIGFAEESGIPYELGLIKNRYVGRTFIQPTQELRERGVKMKLSPVVQVVKGKKVVMVDDSIVRGTTSRRIVKMLKDAGAAEVHVVISSPPMTDPCYYGIDTSTHEELIASSHNVDEIREVIGADSLTFLSVEGMVETIARPYEDENRGLCLACFTGKYPTEIFPDTILPHEKELLR
- the purL gene encoding phosphoribosylformylglycinamidine synthase subunit PurL, which encodes MSTTKFEPTAQQIKDEKLYAGMGMSDEEFAMVEGILGRLPNWTETGLFSVMWSEHCSYKNSKPVLRKFPTKGPQVLQGPGEGAGIVDIGDEQAVVFKMESHNHPSAIEPYQGAATGVGGIIRDVFSMGARPIAMLNSLRFGELKSARGKYLFEEVVAGIAGYGNCIGIPTVGGEIQFDPCYEGNPLVNAMCVGLIDHKDIQRGIAAGVGNTVMYVGAKTGRDGIHGATFASEELTEESENQRPAVQVGDPFMEKLLLEACLEVVKSDALVGIQDMGAAGLTSSSAEMASKAGSGVEMNLDLVPQRETGMTAYEMMLSESQERMLLVVKKGREDEIKAIFDKYDLDAVAIGRVTDDKMLRLLHKGQVVAEVSADALAEDAPVYHKPSAEPAYYAQFQAIENTEPVVTDYKETLNALLKAPTIASKEWVYDQYDYQVRTSTVVKPGSDAAVIRVRGTNKGLAMTTDCNSRYIYLDPEVGGAIAVAEAARNIVATGGTPLAITDCLNFGNPEKPEIFWQIEKSADGISAACTALNAPVIGGNVSLYNERSGEAVYPTPTIGMVGLIEDLAHVTTQDVKAAGDIIFVIGETKTEFGGSELQKLLNNGVISGKAPTIDLEVEATRQQALLKAIKAGLVQSAHDVAEGGLAVAIAETTFGANGLGVDVTLTGSATTALFSESQSRFVVTVKEENAAAFVEIIKDAQKIGVVTNDALVKINGDKGVLVEGTVEEFRSNWKGAIPCLLNSEA
- the purQ gene encoding phosphoribosylformylglycinamidine synthase subunit PurQ; translation: MKFAVLVFPGSNCDIDMYHAIKDELGEEVEYVWHTATDLSGFDGVLVPGGFSYGDYLRCGAMANQSNIMAEVKKAADAGKPVLGVCNGFQILTEAGLLPGALLRNKNLKFMCRTVQLKVENNNTSFTNQYEQGQIINIPIAHGEGNYYCDEETLQSLKDNNQIVFTYSGDNPNGSLEDIAGIINERGNVLGMMPHPERAVDALVGGADGLAVFKSIVKQWRENHVNN
- the purS gene encoding phosphoribosylformylglycinamidine synthase subunit PurS codes for the protein MKKVKIYVTLRESILDPQGSAVQGSLAKMGYGEVEDLRIGKYLELSINDTERDIDTLVKEMCEKVLTNVVIEDYRYEVEEAN
- the purC gene encoding phosphoribosylaminoimidazolesuccinocarboxamide synthase yields the protein MTKGQLLYEGKAKKLFTTEEPNVLLVEYKDSATAFNGEKKEEIEGKGILNNRITSLIFEKLQANAIASHFVKQLSDTQQLVKKVEIIPIEVVVRNIAAGSLAKRLGLEEGTPLKRPIVEFYYKDDELGDPLITTEHIDVLELATPTEVTAIYDGALAVNKVLQPIFADVNVTLIDFKLEFGRDLDGHVLLADEISPDTCRLWDATTKQKLDKDVFRRDLGNLTEVYTIILSRLGGK
- the purB gene encoding adenylosuccinate lyase, with translation MIERYTRPEMGAIWTEQNKYQAWLEVEILACEAWAELGDIPKEDVAKIRENASFDVNRILEIEQETRHDVVAFTRAVSETLGEERKWVHYGLTSTDVVDTALSYLIKQANDILRKDIVNFIDIIAAKAKEHKHTVMMGRTHGVHAEPTTFGLKLGLWYEEMKRNLERFEAAAKVIETGKMSGAVGTYANIDPRVEQYVCDKLGLAASPISTQTLQRDRHAQYLGALALIASSIEKFATEIRGLQKSETREVEEAFAKGQKGSSAMPHKRNPIGSENMVGMSRLMRGYMVTAYENVALWHERDISHSSAERVILPDATITLNYMLNRFGNIVKNLTVFPENMKRNMDRTFGLIYSQRILLALIDKGLVREEAYDTVQPLAMQAWDEQVQFRALVDASEKITSYLTKEELDDCFDYNYHLQHVDMIFERLGLN
- the purK gene encoding 5-(carboxyamino)imidazole ribonucleotide synthase; amino-acid sequence: MTKIIYPGQTIGIIGGGQLGRMMALAAKESGFKVAVLEPAMDSPCGQVADIRIVAPYDDEAALEELAEVSDVITYEFENIDYEGLKRLSQMAYVPQGAELVRITQNRITEKEAIVKAGCPVAPYIVAKTYEELVANIDSIGYPCIVKTARGGYDGKGQQLLKSTEDLPLAKELFKHSQCIAEGFVPFVKEVSVIVQRNGHGESYCQPVGENIHVHHILHETIVPARITESTAQAAEREALKIADYLHLIGTLAVEMFVLEDGGIVINELAPRPHNSGHYSIEACNVSQFHQHIRAVCGWPLRKPQLWAPSIMVNVLGQHVVPLSNSIAKYPEWSIHLYGKAEAKVNRKMGHVTIMTKDLEATLQQIESSGIWSE